A portion of the Lysinibacillus timonensis genome contains these proteins:
- a CDS encoding PAS domain S-box protein produces the protein MVQGQSMENDFSTFSNMMLNVFNSIQDSFFVMEVHENSINYVLANKAGMKAIKVNENIFGKTFYDVLPKESAEFLHKQHLKVAKTNKVVKFEDQTEINGEIFISETILTPINNYDELYIVAIVRDITDRMSKLQELQRAKRLLQHNELRLNSLFENNEDAVFMLDKDGYVLEANEANKSIFGYTPLELMGTNLFQIISKQQMNDVKEWLNRTIMGETVNYETVIYHKNGTEIYAQIKQIPIIEEGIVTGIFGIAKDITEQKKAINKLNRVNEQLESFVNHSNDSISIINLNYEIEFINEAFTKVFGFTKKDIIHQPNGTIPDWLKNEAQEQYKQVLQGKKMQNVHVQRQTKTGQILDLSVTLSPLYDEFGEVIGISSIARNITEQKKKEKEMKKIKKQHDLIWNYSTDAIFMLGHNGKILHANPTFSEMFQLRPDELLNMPLTNIYLDNQVPQLDELLGRIRKQEHLQFETKRKRKDGSIVDIIATYRPINDEMYLAIVIYKDITKEKQVVTKLKKSEEKFRRVIEYSPEPLVIHNGKIITYVNQAAINLLKAQKASQVIGKPLLQFVHHSYKQPVSERAKSTKLLGEKATNQEEIFIDINGEKIYAESTTASISENGEHLIVVMFRDVTQKKRADQALRQSEERFRIIAENSKSIIKILNLNGNISFVSPSIEDVLGYSIREEIGKSLYQNIYPDDLTLAKATLKKVIDEKEAIEIEIRHLHKDGYAVWLNSHFTPIISPEQELERIMIFSDDITDVKNREKKLKKLAYYDHLTGLPNRRLFNEQLNQAIITSEKTRKLTALLVIDCDKFKSINDTYGHDIGDEVIKEFARRIKSSLRKQDTVSRVGGDEFTVVLPEVNNKEAVQQISKRLLHTVQNPMYFKEHEIQVTASIGISFYPVDTTSVEELFKLADNNLYKSKELGRNMFTF, from the coding sequence ATGGTTCAAGGACAAAGTATGGAAAACGATTTTTCAACTTTCAGTAACATGATGTTAAATGTATTTAATTCTATTCAAGATAGCTTTTTTGTTATGGAAGTACATGAGAACTCTATAAATTACGTTCTAGCCAATAAAGCTGGCATGAAAGCAATCAAAGTAAATGAAAACATTTTTGGTAAGACATTTTATGACGTTTTACCGAAAGAAAGTGCAGAATTCTTACATAAACAACATTTAAAAGTAGCTAAAACGAATAAAGTTGTAAAATTTGAAGATCAAACTGAAATAAATGGAGAAATCTTCATATCTGAGACTATTTTAACTCCTATCAACAATTATGATGAACTATACATTGTAGCAATAGTTCGTGATATTACAGATAGAATGAGTAAACTCCAGGAGCTACAGAGGGCAAAGCGGTTACTACAACATAACGAATTACGATTGAATTCACTGTTTGAGAATAACGAAGACGCTGTATTTATGTTAGATAAGGACGGTTATGTATTAGAAGCGAATGAGGCTAATAAATCAATATTTGGGTATACACCACTTGAATTGATGGGGACGAATTTATTTCAAATTATTTCGAAACAACAAATGAATGATGTAAAAGAATGGCTAAACCGTACTATCATGGGGGAAACAGTCAATTATGAAACAGTGATATACCATAAAAACGGTACAGAAATCTATGCTCAAATAAAACAGATCCCCATCATTGAGGAAGGAATTGTTACAGGTATTTTTGGAATTGCAAAAGATATTACTGAACAAAAAAAAGCTATAAATAAACTAAATAGAGTAAACGAGCAATTGGAATCGTTTGTTAATCATAGCAATGATTCCATCTCCATCATCAATTTAAATTATGAAATCGAATTTATTAATGAAGCATTTACAAAAGTCTTTGGGTTTACAAAAAAAGACATTATTCATCAACCAAATGGTACAATTCCTGACTGGTTAAAAAATGAAGCGCAAGAACAATATAAACAGGTTTTACAAGGGAAAAAAATGCAAAATGTCCATGTACAAAGACAAACAAAAACAGGACAAATTCTAGATCTCAGTGTAACATTATCACCTCTTTATGATGAGTTTGGGGAGGTGATTGGAATATCAAGTATTGCTCGTAACATTACAGAGCAAAAGAAAAAAGAAAAAGAAATGAAGAAAATAAAAAAACAACATGATTTAATTTGGAATTATTCTACAGATGCCATATTCATGCTTGGGCATAACGGAAAAATTCTTCATGCAAATCCTACGTTTTCTGAAATGTTTCAATTAAGACCAGATGAACTGTTAAATATGCCTTTGACAAATATTTATTTAGATAACCAAGTGCCTCAATTAGACGAATTGTTAGGACGTATTCGAAAACAAGAGCACTTACAATTTGAGACAAAACGTAAAAGAAAAGATGGATCTATCGTTGACATAATTGCAACATATCGTCCCATTAACGATGAAATGTACTTGGCAATCGTAATTTACAAAGATATTACAAAAGAAAAGCAAGTAGTTACGAAACTAAAAAAGAGTGAAGAGAAATTTAGACGTGTGATCGAATACTCTCCAGAACCGCTTGTAATTCATAATGGTAAAATCATAACTTACGTTAATCAAGCAGCAATTAATCTATTAAAAGCTCAAAAAGCAAGTCAAGTCATTGGTAAACCACTACTTCAATTCGTTCACCATAGTTATAAACAACCAGTGAGTGAACGTGCAAAAAGTACAAAGTTATTGGGCGAAAAAGCAACAAATCAGGAAGAAATCTTTATCGATATTAATGGTGAAAAAATATATGCAGAATCGACAACAGCATCCATAAGCGAGAATGGAGAACATCTTATTGTTGTCATGTTTCGAGATGTTACACAAAAAAAACGCGCTGACCAAGCTTTACGTCAAAGTGAAGAACGTTTCCGAATCATTGCCGAAAACTCAAAAAGTATTATAAAGATTTTAAATTTGAATGGAAACATCTCCTTTGTCTCACCTTCAATAGAAGATGTGTTAGGTTATTCTATAAGAGAAGAAATAGGAAAATCATTGTACCAAAATATATACCCGGATGATTTAACTTTAGCAAAGGCGACATTGAAAAAAGTAATTGATGAGAAAGAGGCAATTGAAATTGAAATTCGACATTTGCACAAGGATGGATATGCTGTATGGCTAAACTCTCATTTCACACCGATTATTTCTCCAGAACAAGAACTAGAGCGAATTATGATATTCTCTGATGATATTACCGATGTGAAAAATAGAGAAAAAAAACTTAAAAAATTAGCTTATTATGACCATTTGACTGGTTTACCGAATCGAAGACTGTTTAATGAACAATTGAACCAAGCAATCATTACTTCTGAAAAAACAAGAAAACTAACCGCATTGTTAGTAATTGATTGTGACAAATTTAAAAGTATCAATGATACTTACGGGCATGATATTGGCGATGAAGTAATTAAAGAGTTTGCTCGTAGAATCAAATCTTCACTACGAAAACAAGATACTGTTTCTCGGGTAGGTGGAGATGAATTTACGGTCGTTTTACCAGAAGTGAACAATAAAGAAGCAGTACAGCAAATCTCAAAGCGATTGCTACATACTGTTCAAAACCCTATGTATTTCAAAGAGCATGAAATTCAGGTAACAGCAAGTATCGGAATCTCTTTTTATCCAGTCGATACAACGTCAGTCGAGGAATTATTCAAATTAGCGGATAACAATCTATATAAATCTAAAGAACTAGGTAGAAATATGTTTACATTTTAA